The following DNA comes from Pseudomonadota bacterium.
AAACGGCAGCAGCCATCAAGACTGTTTCCTCGGGGATGGTGTACATCTGAGCGAATTCGGCTATGCCCGGTGGGCGGAAGTTCTTGAGGGCAGGATCGGCACCTTATGACAGATTTGTTGTAATTTCTTTTACAAATTTGTAGTTCTGTAGTAAAAACTCCTGATTCATGGATTTTCAACCATTGGCGTAATTGTAAAAAGCGGGATCCGCGTCCGTCTTGTGATTTTCGAAGTCTCGATATTCTCACTTATCTACGAGACCGAAAAATATTCATTAATGATACTGAGGGGTTACATCTTACATTATGAGCCGTAAAGAAATAGAACAGGAATATGCCCATCTCGGCTGCCTTTTTGAAATCACCAAAGTGCTGGCCTCTTCATTGGATTTACCCGATGCGTTGGTGCGTATTCTGGGGATTGTTTCCAGTGAAACGAAGCTGAACAACGGCACGGTGTCCATCATTAATCCTTTCACGGGGCAGGTGGAAATTGAAGTTGCCCATGGCCTGACCGCCGAGGCAAGAAAGCGCGGCAAATACAAAGTGGGTGAAGGAATCACCGGCAGGGTTGTGGCCTCCGGGGCGCCGATTGTAGTTCCGCAGATCAGCGAAGAACCGCTGTTTTTAAATCGGACCCGCTCCCGGGGCGATATATCTCAGAAAGAAATATCTTTTTTATGCGTTCCCATCAAACATGGCAATCATGCAATCGGCGCTCTGAGTGTTGACCGGGACTATCGAGGCGGACTCGACTTTGACAACGATCTTCAGTTCATGACCATATTAAGCGGCCTCATCGCGCAGACGGTTGTTCGTGTACAGGCGGTCAACGAAGAAAAGGAAAGCCTGCGCAACGAAAACATCAAGCTTAAACAGGAGTTGACTGAGAAATATCAGATCGGCAGCATCATCAGCAACAGCAGCCGGATGCAGGAAGTGTTTGAAATGATTGCCCGGGTTGCTGAAAGTAATGCAACTGTGCTGCTTCGCGGCGAATCCGGAACAGGAAAAACCCTTGCTGCCAAGGCAATTCATCATAACAGTAAACGGGCCAGGATGCCTTTTGTGTCGGTCAATTGTTCGGCACTTCCTGAGACGCTTTTGGAAAGTGAATTATTCGGACATGAAAAAGGCGCCTTTACCGGGGCGCAGGCCGCCAAGAAAGGGCGCTTTGAGATTGCTGAAGGCGGGACGCTTTTTCTTGATGAGATCGGCGAGTTGACTCAGACGGTGCAGGTAAAGCTGCTCAATGTTGTACAGGATAAGGAGTTTCAGCGGCTCGGCGGCACCAAGACAGTTAAATGCGATGTGAGGCTTGTTACGGCGACAAATAAGGACCTTGAAGTGGCTGTGGAGGATGGCAGTTTCAGGGAAGATCTTTATTATCGTCTGAATGTTTTTCCCATTTATTTGCCGCCGTTACGTGAACGGCGCACTGATATACTGCTGCTCGCTGAACATTTTCTGCAAAAATATAATATAGAAAACAATAAGGAGATCAGGCGCATTTCCACTCCGGCAATTGATCTGCTCATCCAGTATCACTGGCCGGGAAATGTCAGGGAGCTTCAGAACTGCATGGAACGCGCTGTGTTGATCTGTGATGAAGAATCTATCAAGAGTTACCATTTGCCCCCGACACTTCAGACCGCCGAAAGTGTTAATGAGCGAAATCCTGTTTCACTGGCAGCTGCGGTTGAGAATTTTGAGCGGGAACTTATCATCGAAAGCCTTAAAAAAGCCAAGGGCAATCAGACCAAGGCTGCCCGCCTGCTTGATACAAGTTTGCGGATCATCAATTATAA
Coding sequences within:
- a CDS encoding sigma 54-interacting transcriptional regulator codes for the protein MSRKEIEQEYAHLGCLFEITKVLASSLDLPDALVRILGIVSSETKLNNGTVSIINPFTGQVEIEVAHGLTAEARKRGKYKVGEGITGRVVASGAPIVVPQISEEPLFLNRTRSRGDISQKEISFLCVPIKHGNHAIGALSVDRDYRGGLDFDNDLQFMTILSGLIAQTVVRVQAVNEEKESLRNENIKLKQELTEKYQIGSIISNSSRMQEVFEMIARVAESNATVLLRGESGTGKTLAAKAIHHNSKRARMPFVSVNCSALPETLLESELFGHEKGAFTGAQAAKKGRFEIAEGGTLFLDEIGELTQTVQVKLLNVVQDKEFQRLGGTKTVKCDVRLVTATNKDLEVAVEDGSFREDLYYRLNVFPIYLPPLRERRTDILLLAEHFLQKYNIENNKEIRRISTPAIDLLIQYHWPGNVRELQNCMERAVLICDEESIKSYHLPPTLQTAESVNERNPVSLAAAVENFERELIIESLKKAKGNQTKAARLLDTSLRIINYKINNFNINPRQFKVGKT